One Rhodococcus sp. P1Y DNA window includes the following coding sequences:
- the nrdH gene encoding glutaredoxin-like protein NrdH — MSITVYTKPACVQCNATYRALDKEGIEYDVIDISQDAEARDYVMALGYLQAPVVVAGEDHWSGFRPDRIKALTASVA; from the coding sequence ATGAGCATCACCGTTTACACCAAGCCCGCCTGCGTTCAGTGCAATGCCACCTACCGCGCCCTGGACAAAGAGGGCATCGAGTACGACGTCATCGACATCTCGCAGGATGCGGAGGCGCGCGATTACGTCATGGCGCTCGGCTACCTGCAGGCGCCCGTCGTCGTCGCCGGTGAAGACCACTGGTCGGGTTTCCGTCCCGATCGCATCAAGGCACTCACCGCCAGCGTTGCTTGA
- the nrdI gene encoding class Ib ribonucleoside-diphosphate reductase assembly flavoprotein NrdI codes for MTSALTPQSTHPLVYFSSASENTHRFVVKLDVPASRIPLRDPASFLVDQPYVLILPTYGGGTTFAGRDTNYVPKQVIKFLNQKHNRSLIRAVIAAGNTNFGDSFCFAGDVISQKCAVPYLYRFELMGTPEDVARVREGLEDFWERESRRAAHTH; via the coding sequence GTGACTTCTGCTCTCACTCCGCAGTCGACGCACCCGTTGGTCTACTTCTCGAGTGCGTCCGAGAACACGCATAGATTCGTCGTCAAGCTCGATGTGCCGGCGAGTCGTATCCCACTACGCGATCCAGCGAGTTTCCTGGTCGATCAGCCGTATGTGTTGATACTTCCCACATACGGCGGGGGAACTACTTTCGCTGGACGTGACACCAACTACGTTCCCAAGCAAGTAATCAAGTTTCTCAACCAGAAGCACAACCGGTCCCTCATCAGGGCTGTCATCGCTGCGGGCAACACCAATTTCGGTGATTCCTTTTGCTTTGCAGGCGATGTCATTTCACAGAAGTGCGCAGTTCCGTATCTCTACAGATTCGAGCTGATGGGAACTCCCGAAGATGTCGCCCGGGTCCGCGAGGGTCTGGAGGACTTCTGGGAGCGGGAGTCGCGACGAGCAGCGCACACACATTAA
- the ykgO gene encoding type B 50S ribosomal protein L36, which translates to MKVRNSLKSLKDKPGAQVVRRHGTVFVINKKEPRFKARQR; encoded by the coding sequence ATGAAAGTACGAAATTCTCTGAAATCCCTGAAGGACAAGCCCGGCGCTCAGGTTGTGCGTCGACATGGCACGGTGTTCGTCATCAACAAGAAGGAGCCACGTTTCAAAGCGCGACAGCGCTGA